From one Paenibacillus terrae HPL-003 genomic stretch:
- a CDS encoding NAD(P)-dependent oxidoreductase → MNLMLLGATGRVGRFILEYALADGHTVTALVRAPDKLEDYKLRYGTQLQIVQGDATNAEDVAQALKGGTTAVISALNTDGTTTLSVNIRLLIRLMQEQSIPRLITLGTAGILQSRTEPCLYRYESSETRRRSTRAAEEHRQVYERLRYSALDWTIVCPTYLPDGARTGIYRVEKDLLPEGGTQISTADTADFTYRQLSNTDFLHTRVGIAY, encoded by the coding sequence ATGAATTTGATGCTGCTGGGGGCTACCGGACGTGTGGGGCGTTTTATCTTGGAATATGCGTTGGCAGACGGTCACACCGTTACAGCCCTAGTTCGTGCACCGGACAAGCTGGAGGATTACAAATTAAGATATGGAACACAGCTCCAGATCGTACAAGGAGATGCCACTAATGCTGAGGATGTAGCACAAGCGCTGAAGGGCGGGACGACAGCAGTCATCAGCGCGCTGAATACGGATGGTACCACGACCTTATCCGTGAATATCCGTTTGCTGATCCGGCTTATGCAGGAGCAGTCCATTCCCCGGCTCATTACATTAGGGACGGCAGGGATTTTGCAGAGCCGGACGGAGCCATGCTTGTACCGGTATGAATCCTCCGAGACCCGGCGGCGCAGCACCCGTGCAGCTGAGGAACACCGCCAGGTATACGAACGGCTGCGCTATTCAGCGCTGGACTGGACGATTGTCTGCCCAACCTATCTGCCGGACGGAGCACGGACGGGCATATATCGTGTGGAAAAGGATCTGCTGCCCGAGGGTGGCACACAAATTTCCACCGCTGATACGGCCGATTTTACCTATCGTCAATTAAGTAACACCGATTTTTTACACACACGGGTAGGCATTGCCTATTGA
- a CDS encoding MBL fold metallo-hydrolase, whose protein sequence is MKMPELTPCERIDGGFQVKISMSFPLRWVNSYVLKGQDGFTIVDPGPRSTDTEEEWGHVFQELGMSFGDISDIVVTHHHPDHYGLAGWMQQQGQARVHMSARSHKEAMLMWGHPDSQADASMPMEQRLPSFFVHHGFPVDQVSALKLHMQQAHLQVNPQPDITVIPAGEDVRLEWGGRSWLPIETGGHAPGHVSLYEPNSGVILCGDAVLPRISPNISLLPGSDTQPLQSFLDGLQRLGELEVAWAYPGHRNPFGYFRERTQALLAHHEERLDKFHELIQPEGSTAYELCIAVFSDKLGIHQLRFAMSETLAHLVELVRRGRASINESNHIARFYPLHGK, encoded by the coding sequence ATGAAGATGCCGGAGCTGACGCCGTGTGAACGAATAGATGGAGGCTTTCAGGTCAAAATATCCATGTCCTTTCCGCTGCGTTGGGTGAACAGCTATGTGCTGAAGGGGCAAGACGGCTTTACTATCGTAGACCCCGGCCCGCGCAGTACAGATACGGAGGAAGAATGGGGGCATGTCTTTCAGGAGCTGGGGATGTCCTTCGGAGATATCTCGGACATTGTTGTAACTCATCATCACCCGGATCATTACGGCTTGGCGGGCTGGATGCAGCAGCAAGGTCAGGCTCGTGTACATATGTCAGCGCGAAGCCACAAGGAAGCGATGCTGATGTGGGGCCACCCAGATTCACAAGCGGATGCCTCTATGCCGATGGAGCAGAGACTTCCGAGCTTTTTTGTCCATCACGGCTTTCCTGTGGATCAGGTATCGGCCTTGAAACTGCACATGCAGCAGGCTCATTTGCAAGTGAATCCACAGCCTGACATCACCGTTATTCCTGCCGGGGAGGATGTCCGTCTGGAATGGGGGGGACGTAGCTGGCTCCCCATTGAGACAGGGGGACATGCGCCCGGACATGTCTCTTTGTATGAGCCGAATAGCGGGGTTATTCTGTGTGGTGACGCAGTTTTGCCAAGGATTTCGCCTAATATCAGTCTGCTGCCGGGAAGTGATACCCAACCCTTGCAGTCTTTTTTGGATGGCTTGCAGCGTCTTGGCGAACTGGAGGTTGCGTGGGCATATCCGGGGCACCGTAATCCGTTTGGTTATTTTCGTGAACGGACGCAGGCGCTGCTGGCGCATCATGAGGAACGGCTGGACAAGTTCCATGAGTTGATCCAGCCAGAGGGCAGTACAGCCTATGAGCTGTGTATCGCTGTATTCAGCGACAAGCTGGGTATTCACCAGCTGCGGTTTGCCATGTCCGAAACACTGGCCCATCTGGTGGAGTTGGTGCGACGTGGTCGAGCCTCTATAAACGAGTCAAACCATATCGCACGTTTCTACCCACTTCACGGGAAATAA
- a CDS encoding class I SAM-dependent methyltransferase — MAEWYEQSFGEDYLLVYKHRDFQGAYQEVQKMISWLKLPQGFSVLDLCCGMGRHSLALADAGYKVTGVDLSGVLLREAHASDPEGRVSWHQGDMREVPLEESFDAVVNLFTSFGYFEEDGEQLRVLKEIYRLLKPGGRFIIDYLNPAYVAAHLVPHSSREDEGNQIEEHRVIEDGFVKKQIAIRSIASVLASDGGAAGLDTTVAGEEPARVYHERVKLYPYEKFRALLEEAGLSVEQVHGSYDEDEYIENASPRMIFVGVRA; from the coding sequence ATGGCAGAATGGTATGAGCAGAGCTTTGGGGAAGATTACTTATTAGTATACAAGCATCGCGACTTTCAGGGAGCCTATCAGGAAGTGCAGAAAATGATTTCCTGGCTCAAATTGCCGCAGGGATTCAGCGTATTGGACTTGTGCTGTGGTATGGGACGTCATTCTCTTGCGCTCGCAGATGCTGGCTATAAGGTAACGGGCGTGGATTTGTCCGGTGTGCTGCTGCGTGAAGCACATGCTTCCGATCCTGAAGGACGGGTTAGCTGGCATCAGGGCGATATGAGAGAGGTGCCGCTGGAGGAAAGCTTTGATGCGGTGGTAAATTTGTTCACTTCCTTCGGTTACTTTGAGGAGGACGGGGAGCAGCTTAGAGTATTAAAAGAAATTTATCGGCTGTTGAAGCCGGGCGGACGTTTTATTATAGATTATTTGAATCCTGCGTACGTAGCCGCTCACTTGGTGCCGCATTCATCACGTGAGGATGAAGGAAATCAGATTGAGGAGCATCGGGTCATTGAGGATGGATTTGTGAAAAAACAGATCGCCATCCGTTCAATCGCTTCTGTTTTGGCTTCTGATGGCGGTGCTGCGGGTCTGGATACAACTGTAGCGGGTGAAGAACCTGCACGCGTGTATCATGAGCGCGTAAAGCTGTATCCGTATGAAAAATTCCGTGCTTTGCTGGAGGAAGCGGGACTGTCTGTAGAGCAGGTACATGGAAGCTATGATGAAGATGAATATATCGAAAATGCTTCGCCCCGAATGATTTTTGTTGGCGTGCGGGCTTGA
- a CDS encoding putative quinol monooxygenase, translating to MFGKLTAHPGKREELAKMMLESVETLNNMEGCIYYILHAAQDDLDDLWITELWESHEAHAASLKNEKVLELIGRCRHLIAEASTIKVRPLGGKGF from the coding sequence ATGTTCGGAAAATTGACAGCCCACCCGGGGAAACGGGAAGAACTCGCGAAAATGATGCTGGAATCCGTAGAAACGCTGAACAATATGGAGGGCTGTATCTATTATATCTTGCACGCGGCTCAAGATGATCTGGACGATCTGTGGATCACGGAGCTTTGGGAGAGCCATGAGGCGCATGCTGCTTCTCTGAAAAACGAAAAAGTGCTTGAACTCATCGGGCGTTGCCGCCATTTGATTGCGGAGGCTAGTACCATAAAGGTTCGGCCGCTCGGAGGAAAAGGGTTTTAG
- a CDS encoding DUF72 domain-containing protein yields the protein MIQIGLTGWGDHDDLYPVGIKANQKLSVYGSHFSVVEMDSSFYAVQPTDRMARWAAETPESFSFLVKAYQGMTGHTRGKQPYFKTTDAMYEALHTSIQPLREAGKLKAVLLQYPPWFDCTRENVAVLRDTKKRMGDVPSVLEFRNQSWFTPEFRKQTLAFMREEGWIHSVCDEPQAGLGSVPIVLQATDSNLTVVRLHGRNVSGWNQSSAPNWREVRYLYRYNENELAEWKDRLLELEQQSREVCVIFNNNSGGDAAANAKQLMTMLGMEPKPFPPRKPPEEDNGPEQLELF from the coding sequence ATGATTCAAATCGGACTGACGGGTTGGGGCGATCACGATGATCTGTATCCGGTTGGCATCAAAGCCAATCAAAAATTAAGCGTCTATGGAAGCCATTTTTCGGTGGTGGAGATGGATAGTTCTTTTTATGCCGTGCAGCCCACAGATCGTATGGCACGCTGGGCGGCCGAAACCCCTGAGTCATTTTCATTTCTCGTCAAAGCCTATCAGGGCATGACCGGGCATACGCGCGGCAAACAGCCTTATTTCAAAACAACGGATGCCATGTACGAAGCATTGCATACATCCATACAGCCTCTCCGCGAAGCGGGCAAGCTTAAGGCTGTGCTGCTCCAATACCCACCCTGGTTCGACTGTACACGTGAGAACGTCGCCGTGCTGCGTGATACGAAAAAAAGGATGGGTGATGTCCCATCCGTACTTGAATTCAGAAATCAAAGCTGGTTCACACCCGAGTTTCGAAAGCAAACGCTGGCATTTATGCGTGAGGAAGGCTGGATACACAGCGTTTGCGACGAGCCGCAGGCGGGACTGGGGTCCGTCCCGATTGTGCTGCAGGCTACAGACAGCAATCTGACGGTGGTACGTCTTCACGGACGGAATGTATCCGGCTGGAATCAAAGCTCCGCGCCCAACTGGCGAGAGGTTCGTTACCTGTATCGGTATAATGAGAACGAGCTGGCCGAATGGAAAGACCGCTTGCTGGAACTGGAGCAGCAAAGCCGCGAGGTGTGCGTTATTTTCAACAACAACTCAGGTGGAGATGCCGCCGCTAACGCCAAGCAGCTCATGACCATGCTCGGCATGGAGCCTAAACCTTTTCCACCCCGCAAGCCACCCGAAGAGGACAACGGACCGGAACAGCTTGAACTATTTTGA
- a CDS encoding glycosyltransferase: protein MTKPPVTISLCMIVKNEEQTLARCLDSVVDLMDEIIIVDTGSTDQTKTIAARYTDRLYTFDWNDDFAAARNESFDKATCSYILWLDADDVLLEPDRERLRSLKRHLSTDIDAVVMPLHLAEGGQGEPLFTSRRIRLVKRERQYRWTGRLHEDLVIPEGRIVHSDAAVTHRRVEDHTLCNQRILARWISESGKLEGRLLYFYANECFDRKEYAEAAEAFNRLLGEPSGYREDRITACVRLAECYLHLGEPEQQLDSLLRSFRYDVPQADLCCMVGDWFFTRKEWSTATYWYEKALEQRGVSGFRAVPLPCYSWLPHVRLSHCCANLGKLDASYEHNQKALRYLPKDPHLLDNERKLRKAIQNLSSSVRPSK, encoded by the coding sequence ATAACTAAACCTCCCGTCACAATCAGCTTGTGTATGATTGTGAAAAACGAGGAGCAGACACTTGCCCGCTGTCTGGATTCGGTGGTGGACCTGATGGATGAAATCATCATCGTGGACACAGGTTCCACAGATCAGACGAAGACCATTGCAGCCCGTTATACGGATCGGCTGTATACATTCGACTGGAACGACGATTTTGCCGCCGCCCGCAACGAATCGTTCGACAAGGCGACTTGTTCTTATATCCTGTGGCTGGATGCGGACGATGTGCTGCTGGAGCCGGATCGGGAGCGCCTGCGTTCCTTGAAGCGGCATTTGTCTACGGACATCGACGCGGTGGTGATGCCACTCCATCTGGCGGAAGGTGGGCAGGGTGAGCCGTTGTTCACCTCGCGTCGTATTCGTCTCGTGAAGCGGGAGCGGCAATACCGCTGGACAGGACGTCTGCATGAGGATCTGGTGATACCCGAGGGGCGAATCGTTCATTCAGATGCGGCTGTAACGCACCGCCGCGTGGAAGATCACACGCTCTGTAATCAACGTATCCTTGCCCGCTGGATCAGCGAAAGCGGCAAGCTGGAGGGACGTCTGCTGTATTTTTACGCGAATGAGTGTTTTGATCGTAAGGAATATGCCGAGGCGGCAGAGGCGTTCAATCGCCTGCTGGGAGAGCCGAGCGGCTACCGGGAGGACCGTATTACCGCTTGCGTACGGTTGGCGGAATGCTATCTTCATCTCGGGGAGCCAGAGCAACAACTGGATAGTCTGCTGCGCTCCTTCCGATATGATGTGCCGCAAGCGGACCTGTGCTGCATGGTCGGTGACTGGTTCTTCACACGAAAAGAGTGGAGCACAGCCACCTACTGGTACGAAAAAGCACTGGAGCAGCGGGGCGTATCTGGTTTTAGAGCTGTTCCGCTGCCCTGCTACTCCTGGCTGCCGCATGTACGACTCAGTCATTGCTGCGCCAATCTGGGCAAGCTGGACGCTTCATATGAGCATAACCAAAAAGCTTTGCGATACTTGCCTAAGGACCCGCATTTGCTGGATAACGAACGCAAGCTCAGGAAGGCTATTCAAAACCTTTCATCCTCAGTCCGTCCTTCAAAATAG